The following are encoded together in the Streptomyces sp. NBC_01465 genome:
- a CDS encoding FG-GAP-like repeat-containing protein codes for MKNINRRGLRLASALVAAGLALSAAPAVAFADDDNGLLTLTDAQTADLSAHAQLDPYGDAEGQAYDPQGVNTREDAATAPSTGSGSSLDADATAPYTVNKKSSVEGDYGMTATTAVGGTKGDYFALDALGIVQRHTADGKQVWRRDNTSLYADWKVTNTRPWQTEPYPARIVMGYNAVGAYTPASDDGYTTGDLTGDGVDDVVFTADVGAYPYRPFSVPGSTLPTGTFVTILDGATGKTLWSKVYTGAYNVKLVGKTLVVADSPTFNRNAPASSKATLSGIRFSYADGALTPSDTWSYDTGVFLGAGWASLEPLGNSGLMAASWDQRKLSATAAPSGTTLVFDTKDGSVKWQTTNRLYSRQLHYDAARNSIVALEQSDPNEGLVYEIASYALADGTRTTLDRRINALPLDLVVGDIQGGSKPEYTVSESTLDNSLFMNSNSVRALNGDDGSELWSRTIKRDETNSHDGGAAWGLQVVDHKVVASYKDDAGYEQAANRSASRFGRLAVLSGQDGEVRWEKRGLVTSQMWAQPFRKDDSWHLRTVDTNENIRTYNLGSGKQEKLVPLRSAVFASVSTDINGDKKQDLIVGGTSNGVYAYDGPSMVSGTPKQLWAATVPGQVHVLVKADVNGDGRDETIVAADSAAAVLDSRTGKVLTTIDGGGQFVRTVQAADVNGDGKAEIVVATDKVRVYSGTGKKLWEYAAPASAGDVVFADVSFGDGHVYAQYAQHTGDAAGSMTPGVAGGVALNSRTGAVEWSFVPKPGSGTDGSVWGAPLPAGTFASSGIPYADGHAVAFTVYSIDSQYGSLITVVQIRDGRTGELLHEAKDGGPWGLGNWLTGPDGLTLVSRVSMRTFGPNGQDSRVFTIADSHTAAFATGPGGRRIIVSGELGGASTYDPSILTAGNDYPSSVADLSAIGGDGIFVGDLNGDGVDEIVSLNADEYGADRTAALEGGGISGPFSAMRQTITATIDPS; via the coding sequence ACAACGGTCTGCTGACGCTCACCGACGCCCAGACCGCCGACCTGTCGGCACACGCCCAGCTCGACCCGTACGGCGACGCCGAGGGCCAGGCGTACGACCCGCAGGGCGTCAACACCCGTGAGGACGCGGCCACCGCGCCCTCCACGGGCAGCGGTTCGTCGCTCGACGCGGACGCCACCGCCCCGTACACCGTCAACAAGAAGTCGTCCGTCGAGGGCGATTACGGCATGACCGCCACCACCGCGGTCGGCGGCACGAAGGGCGACTACTTCGCCCTCGACGCGCTGGGCATCGTCCAGCGGCACACCGCCGACGGCAAGCAGGTGTGGCGCCGCGACAACACCTCGCTCTACGCGGACTGGAAGGTCACCAACACCCGCCCCTGGCAGACCGAGCCGTACCCGGCGCGCATCGTCATGGGCTACAACGCGGTCGGCGCCTACACCCCCGCGTCCGACGACGGCTACACCACCGGCGACCTGACCGGCGACGGCGTGGACGACGTGGTCTTCACCGCGGACGTCGGCGCCTACCCGTACCGGCCGTTCAGCGTGCCCGGATCGACGCTGCCCACCGGCACGTTCGTGACGATCCTGGACGGCGCGACCGGCAAGACCCTGTGGTCGAAGGTCTACACGGGCGCGTACAACGTCAAGCTGGTCGGCAAGACCCTCGTGGTCGCCGACTCGCCGACGTTCAACCGCAACGCGCCCGCGAGCTCCAAGGCCACGCTGAGCGGCATCCGCTTCTCGTACGCGGACGGAGCGCTCACCCCGTCCGACACCTGGTCGTACGACACCGGAGTCTTCCTCGGCGCCGGCTGGGCGAGCCTGGAGCCGCTCGGCAACAGCGGTCTGATGGCCGCCTCCTGGGACCAGCGCAAGCTGAGCGCCACGGCCGCACCGTCCGGCACCACCCTGGTGTTCGACACCAAGGACGGCAGCGTCAAGTGGCAGACGACGAACCGCCTCTACTCGCGTCAGCTGCACTACGACGCCGCCCGCAACAGCATCGTCGCGCTGGAGCAGTCGGACCCGAACGAGGGCCTGGTCTACGAAATCGCCTCGTACGCCCTCGCCGACGGCACCCGCACCACCCTCGACCGGCGCATCAACGCGCTGCCGCTCGACCTGGTCGTCGGTGACATCCAGGGCGGCTCCAAGCCGGAGTACACGGTCAGCGAGTCCACCCTGGACAACAGCCTGTTCATGAACTCCAACTCCGTGCGCGCGCTCAACGGCGACGACGGCAGCGAGCTGTGGTCGCGCACCATCAAGCGCGACGAGACCAACTCCCATGACGGTGGCGCCGCTTGGGGCCTGCAGGTCGTCGACCACAAGGTCGTCGCCTCGTACAAGGACGACGCCGGCTACGAGCAGGCAGCCAACCGCAGCGCGAGCCGCTTCGGTCGCCTCGCCGTCCTCTCCGGCCAGGACGGCGAGGTCCGCTGGGAGAAGCGCGGCCTCGTCACCTCGCAGATGTGGGCGCAGCCGTTCCGCAAGGACGACAGCTGGCACCTGCGCACCGTCGACACCAACGAGAACATCCGCACGTACAACCTGGGCAGCGGCAAGCAGGAGAAGCTCGTCCCGCTGCGCTCCGCGGTCTTCGCGTCCGTCTCCACGGACATCAACGGCGACAAGAAGCAGGACCTGATCGTCGGCGGCACCTCCAACGGTGTCTACGCCTACGACGGACCCTCGATGGTGTCGGGGACGCCCAAGCAGCTGTGGGCGGCCACCGTCCCCGGCCAGGTCCACGTCCTCGTGAAGGCCGACGTCAACGGTGACGGCCGCGACGAGACGATCGTCGCCGCCGACTCGGCGGCCGCGGTGCTCGACTCCCGTACGGGCAAGGTCCTCACCACGATCGACGGCGGCGGCCAGTTCGTCCGCACCGTCCAGGCCGCCGACGTCAACGGCGACGGCAAGGCCGAGATCGTCGTCGCCACCGACAAGGTGCGGGTCTACAGCGGCACCGGCAAGAAGCTGTGGGAGTACGCCGCCCCGGCGTCGGCCGGGGACGTGGTCTTCGCGGACGTCTCGTTCGGCGACGGCCACGTCTACGCCCAGTACGCCCAGCACACCGGCGACGCGGCGGGTTCCATGACCCCCGGTGTGGCCGGCGGCGTCGCCCTCAACTCCCGTACGGGCGCGGTCGAGTGGTCGTTCGTCCCGAAGCCGGGGTCCGGCACGGACGGCAGCGTCTGGGGTGCCCCGCTGCCGGCGGGCACGTTCGCTTCGTCCGGCATTCCGTACGCGGACGGGCACGCGGTCGCTTTCACCGTGTACAGCATCGACTCCCAGTACGGTTCGCTGATCACCGTCGTACAGATCCGGGACGGACGCACCGGCGAGCTTCTGCACGAGGCGAAGGACGGCGGCCCGTGGGGCCTCGGCAACTGGCTGACAGGGCCCGACGGTCTGACCCTGGTCAGCAGGGTGTCGATGCGCACGTTCGGGCCGAACGGTCAGGACTCGCGGGTGTTCACGATCGCGGACTCGCACACGGCGGCCTTCGCGACAGGACCCGGCGGCAGGCGCATCATCGTCTCGGGCGAGCTCGGCGGCGCGAGCACGTACGACCCGTCGATCCTCACCGCCGGGAACGACTACCCGTCGAGCGTGGCCGACCTCTCCGCGATCGGCGGCGACGGGATCTTCGTCGGCGACCTGAACGGTGACGGTGTCGACGAGATCGTCTCGCTCAACGCCGACGAGTACGGCGCGGACCGTACGGCGGCGCTCGAAGGCGGCGGCATCTCCGGGCCGTTCTCCGCGATGCGCCAGACGATCACGGCGACGATCGACCCGTCCTGA
- a CDS encoding class I adenylate-forming enzyme family protein: MPQTELPSPSQVDAALTAPGAPFETVRTDDGSPEYATGPRTLREFAETVWAFGDQPFLISETGTRTYGEFFAEASALARRFLDDYGLTPGDRAVVAMRNHPEWQIAFWAAQLAGLVAVPLNAWWTEEEFSYALTDCGARLLLVDGERLQRVEPWLAAQQDRPWTLAFHYDGEPADRVERYADLPAADPALGPPDVEPQPTDDATIIYTSGTTGRPKGAVATHSAQVAAMMNPRFHSAAAALSRGDMPGQGPAPVSLMTFPFFHVAAFTGVYAIMSAGGTLVLMRKWDALTALDLIRTHGVNHYAGVPATALQLLDAAEHTGDDLDSLAMLNTGGAAAPPDLIARLTARFGERVEGRNGYGLTETSGGVMANFGAEYRTYPTSVGRPTPTTDVRIAGPAGEDVPEGEVGELLLRGQALVRGYWNDETATAQAFLPGGWFRTGDLATVHEGRVSIVDRIKDMVIRGGENVYCVEVEAVLHDHPDVQDAAVLGVPHPVLGEEVAAVIQLRPGSTTTVDDLRAHVGKSLAAFKVPAHVLVRAEDLPRNATGKILKRELRGPVQEHFRSS; this comes from the coding sequence GTGCCGCAGACCGAACTGCCGTCCCCGTCCCAGGTCGACGCCGCGCTGACTGCGCCGGGCGCCCCGTTCGAGACCGTACGGACGGACGACGGCTCCCCGGAGTACGCGACCGGCCCGCGCACCCTGCGCGAGTTCGCCGAGACGGTCTGGGCCTTCGGCGACCAGCCCTTCCTGATCTCCGAGACCGGCACCCGCACCTACGGCGAGTTCTTCGCCGAGGCCTCCGCGCTGGCCCGCCGCTTCCTCGACGACTACGGCCTCACCCCCGGCGACCGCGCCGTCGTCGCGATGCGCAACCACCCCGAGTGGCAAATCGCCTTCTGGGCAGCGCAGTTGGCGGGTCTCGTGGCCGTACCGCTCAACGCCTGGTGGACCGAGGAGGAGTTCTCCTACGCGCTCACCGACTGCGGCGCGCGCCTCCTCCTCGTCGACGGCGAGCGCCTGCAGCGCGTCGAGCCCTGGCTCGCCGCCCAGCAGGACCGCCCCTGGACGCTCGCCTTCCACTACGACGGCGAGCCCGCCGACCGCGTCGAGCGCTACGCCGACCTCCCCGCCGCCGACCCCGCGCTCGGCCCGCCCGACGTCGAGCCGCAGCCCACCGACGACGCCACGATCATCTACACCTCAGGCACCACAGGCCGCCCCAAGGGAGCCGTGGCCACCCACAGCGCCCAGGTCGCGGCCATGATGAACCCCCGCTTCCACTCGGCGGCCGCCGCCCTCTCGCGCGGCGACATGCCCGGTCAGGGCCCCGCGCCCGTCTCCCTGATGACCTTCCCCTTCTTCCACGTGGCCGCCTTCACCGGCGTCTACGCGATCATGTCGGCGGGCGGCACCCTCGTCCTGATGCGCAAATGGGACGCGCTGACGGCCCTCGACCTGATCCGCACCCACGGCGTCAACCACTACGCGGGCGTCCCCGCCACCGCGCTCCAGCTCCTCGACGCCGCCGAGCACACCGGCGACGACCTGGACTCCCTCGCCATGCTCAACACCGGCGGCGCGGCCGCCCCGCCCGACCTGATCGCCCGCCTCACCGCCCGCTTCGGCGAGCGTGTTGAGGGCCGCAACGGCTACGGACTGACCGAGACCAGCGGCGGCGTGATGGCCAACTTCGGCGCGGAGTACCGCACTTACCCCACCAGCGTCGGCCGCCCCACCCCCACCACCGACGTCCGGATCGCGGGCCCCGCCGGCGAGGACGTCCCTGAGGGCGAGGTCGGAGAGCTGCTCCTGCGCGGCCAGGCCCTGGTCCGCGGCTACTGGAACGACGAGACGGCCACCGCCCAGGCCTTCCTGCCCGGCGGCTGGTTCCGCACCGGCGACCTCGCCACCGTCCACGAGGGCCGCGTGAGCATCGTCGACCGGATCAAGGACATGGTGATCCGCGGCGGCGAGAACGTGTACTGCGTCGAGGTCGAGGCGGTCCTCCACGACCACCCGGACGTGCAGGACGCGGCAGTTCTCGGCGTACCCCACCCGGTCCTCGGCGAAGAGGTCGCGGCGGTGATCCAGCTGCGCCCCGGATCCACCACGACGGTCGACGACCTCCGCGCCCACGTGGGCAAGTCCCTGGCCGCCTTCAAGGTGCCCGCGCACGTTCTCGTACGGGCCGAGGACCTGCCCCGCAACGCCACCGGCAAGATCCTCAAGCGCGAGCTGCGCGGCCCTGTGCAGGAGCACTTCCGTTCTTCCTGA
- a CDS encoding purine-cytosine permease family protein, with translation MNDQVTPTIAVEAHGADPIPDDQRHGNPRQLLWTWASPQVGFATLFIGVLSVAEFGLSFPQAVAALVLGAGLGSLAHGLLSTDGPRFGVPQMVIGRLSFGYKGNALPSGVNAVVAGVGWFAVNSVGGAFALNSLTGLAPLPSLLILVVLEVVIGYVGHDLVHRFEQYAFPVLAVIFLIAGVAIFRGADVSSGSGNGGFGGFMLAFSAVFGFTAGWNPCASDYSRYLPATTPPRKTALYSGLGLFVSVAVVSVIGAASGTVASPAGASPTDAFTAQLPGWLSNLTLVAIILGAMAASTLNVYSAAVSVSALALPLPRWLGRASLVALVGAVGTIAGWASLADAGAAFENFLLVIAYWIAPWLGVVLTEHWLRGQTPHAELQQRMADVTHRDRAGVIALLVGFAVSVPLFSNQAIYVGWVPSQWPAVGDLTCPVGFALGALLYAALRRRSN, from the coding sequence ATGAACGACCAGGTCACGCCCACTATTGCCGTGGAGGCCCACGGCGCCGACCCCATCCCCGACGACCAGCGGCACGGCAACCCCCGGCAGCTGCTGTGGACCTGGGCCTCCCCGCAGGTCGGTTTCGCGACGCTCTTCATCGGGGTGCTCTCGGTCGCCGAGTTCGGCCTGAGCTTCCCCCAGGCGGTCGCGGCACTGGTGCTCGGCGCGGGCCTCGGCTCGCTCGCGCACGGCCTCCTCTCCACGGACGGCCCCCGCTTCGGCGTCCCGCAGATGGTGATCGGCCGCCTCTCCTTCGGCTACAAGGGCAACGCCCTGCCGTCGGGGGTCAACGCGGTGGTCGCGGGCGTCGGCTGGTTCGCGGTCAACAGCGTCGGCGGCGCCTTCGCGCTGAACTCGCTCACCGGACTCGCCCCGCTGCCGAGCCTCCTCATCCTGGTCGTCCTGGAAGTCGTCATCGGGTACGTCGGCCACGACCTGGTGCACCGCTTCGAGCAGTACGCCTTCCCGGTCCTCGCCGTGATCTTCCTGATCGCCGGAGTCGCGATCTTCCGGGGCGCCGACGTGAGCTCCGGCTCCGGCAACGGCGGCTTCGGCGGCTTCATGCTCGCCTTCAGCGCGGTCTTCGGCTTCACGGCCGGCTGGAACCCCTGCGCCTCCGACTACTCGCGCTACCTCCCGGCGACGACCCCGCCCCGCAAGACGGCGCTCTACTCGGGCCTGGGCCTCTTCGTCTCGGTGGCGGTCGTCTCGGTCATCGGCGCGGCCTCCGGCACGGTCGCCTCCCCGGCCGGCGCTTCCCCCACGGACGCCTTCACCGCCCAGCTCCCGGGCTGGCTGTCGAACCTCACGCTGGTCGCGATCATCCTGGGCGCCATGGCGGCCAGCACCCTGAACGTCTACTCCGCCGCGGTCTCCGTCTCCGCCCTGGCCCTCCCGCTGCCCCGCTGGCTGGGCCGCGCGAGCCTGGTGGCGCTGGTCGGCGCGGTGGGCACGATCGCCGGCTGGGCCTCGCTCGCCGACGCGGGCGCGGCGTTCGAGAACTTCCTGCTGGTCATCGCGTACTGGATCGCCCCCTGGCTCGGTGTCGTACTGACCGAACACTGGCTCCGAGGACAGACCCCGCACGCGGAACTCCAGCAGCGGATGGCCGACGTCACCCACCGCGACCGAGCCGGGGTGATCGCCCTCCTGGTGGGCTTCGCGGTGTCGGTCCCGCTCTTCTCCAACCAGGCGATCTACGTGGGCTGGGTGCCCTCGCAGTGGCCCGCGGTCGGCGACCTCACCTGCCCGGTCGGATTCGCGCTGGGGGCGCTGCTCTACGCGGCGCTCCGGCGACGCAGCAACTAA
- a CDS encoding nucleoside deaminase, which translates to MDQNQAREWLATAVAEAKAGLAEGGIPIGAALYGADGELLGRGHNLRVQDGDPSMHAETSAFRNAGRQRSYRGTTMVTTLSPCWYCSGLVRQFGISRVIVGEAETFHGGHDWLAEHGVEIVLLDDPECVAMMKDFIAAKPELWNEDIGE; encoded by the coding sequence ATGGACCAGAACCAGGCACGCGAGTGGCTCGCCACAGCAGTCGCCGAAGCGAAGGCGGGCCTCGCCGAGGGCGGCATCCCGATCGGGGCCGCGCTCTACGGCGCCGACGGAGAGCTCCTCGGCCGAGGCCACAACCTCCGCGTCCAGGACGGCGACCCGTCGATGCACGCGGAGACGTCCGCGTTCCGCAACGCCGGCCGCCAGCGCTCGTACCGCGGCACGACGATGGTGACCACGCTGTCGCCCTGCTGGTACTGCAGCGGTCTGGTGCGCCAGTTCGGCATCTCCCGCGTGATCGTCGGCGAGGCGGAGACCTTCCACGGCGGACACGACTGGCTGGCCGAGCACGGGGTCGAGATCGTGCTGCTCGACGACCCGGAGTGCGTGGCGATGATGAAGGACTTCATCGCGGCGAAGCCGGAGCTGTGGAACGAGGACATCGGCGAGTGA
- a CDS encoding Uma2 family endonuclease: MTVTTDRPQMLVAEFEEIARHAARTAEGARLEFINGHIGGKAVPDGDHGSIIEWLTRVCMQHRPELWLDSHQGLVIETYREGRARPDGSLAPSHAFAGAGEWADPSPVLMVVEVTSYDSDTDQRDRVEKPRAYAETGIPVYLLIDRGTCEIKVHSRPDGVRYEQVATLPFGKSVALPDPVGITLDTEPLKNWVH, from the coding sequence GTGACCGTGACCACTGACCGGCCCCAGATGCTCGTCGCGGAGTTCGAGGAGATCGCCCGGCACGCGGCACGGACCGCAGAGGGCGCGCGGCTGGAGTTCATCAACGGGCACATCGGGGGGAAAGCCGTGCCCGACGGCGACCACGGAAGCATCATCGAATGGCTGACCCGTGTCTGCATGCAGCACCGGCCTGAGCTCTGGCTCGACTCGCACCAGGGACTCGTGATCGAGACCTACCGCGAAGGGCGGGCCCGTCCGGACGGCTCCCTCGCCCCCAGCCACGCATTCGCCGGCGCCGGCGAATGGGCCGACCCCTCCCCCGTCCTCATGGTCGTCGAGGTCACCTCCTACGACTCCGACACCGACCAGCGCGACCGCGTCGAGAAGCCCCGCGCCTACGCCGAGACCGGCATCCCTGTCTATCTGCTGATCGACAGGGGCACCTGCGAGATCAAGGTGCACAGCCGGCCGGACGGCGTCCGGTACGAGCAGGTGGCAACCCTGCCCTTCGGGAAGAGCGTCGCCCTGCCCGACCCGGTCGGCATCACTCTGGACACCGAGCCGCTGAAGAACTGGGTGCACTGA
- a CDS encoding ATP-binding protein produces MPEDEPWEYTISLPNDPRAVPVCRRTVRLLLALYGLPQLSELAELVVAELVSNAVRHTKGPASLRLRWAGRVLRIGVWDTDPTPPTPPAPSAAADLDTCGRGLALVRECADEWGWFPLGTVRAPGSAGKFVWCELTAAA; encoded by the coding sequence ATGCCCGAAGATGAGCCGTGGGAGTACACCATCTCCCTCCCCAACGATCCCCGCGCCGTCCCCGTCTGCCGCCGCACCGTCCGACTGCTCCTCGCCCTCTACGGGCTGCCTCAGCTCTCCGAGCTCGCCGAACTGGTGGTGGCCGAGCTTGTTTCCAACGCCGTACGGCACACGAAAGGGCCGGCGTCGCTGCGGTTGCGGTGGGCGGGGCGGGTGCTCCGGATCGGAGTCTGGGACACCGACCCGACGCCTCCCACCCCGCCCGCACCCTCCGCGGCCGCGGACCTCGACACCTGCGGGCGCGGGCTCGCACTGGTGCGGGAGTGCGCGGACGAGTGGGGGTGGTTTCCGCTGGGGACCGTCCGGGCGCCGGGCAGCGCAGGCAAGTTCGTCTGGTGCGAGCTGACTGCGGCCGCTTGA
- a CDS encoding helix-turn-helix domain-containing protein translates to MPPRSQPTARQMRLGVELRKLREAAGLTAREAAELMSVNSIQVSQIESGRAGVSEVRLRRLAALYACADTELIDALVELAVDRTRGWWEEYRGVLPSAFLDLSELEHHARFLRVIGTAHVPGILQTEDYARAVFSYMTPELPMGELDSWIAHRAHRRIALDREAPFAYEAVIHEAALRVKVADRAVARAQLAQISTLMERPNVTVRVVPFEADGFGGANSSLMWAGGSLPRLDTVHRDTPQGSAFVDAEAQLVRARTLFRKVEDASLTHAASRDFIRKLVHEL, encoded by the coding sequence ATGCCGCCGAGGAGCCAGCCCACCGCCCGACAGATGCGGTTGGGTGTCGAACTGCGCAAGCTGCGAGAGGCGGCAGGCCTGACCGCGCGGGAAGCCGCGGAACTCATGAGTGTCAACTCCATCCAGGTGAGCCAGATCGAGTCCGGTCGCGCGGGTGTGAGCGAGGTGCGTCTGCGTCGACTGGCCGCTCTTTACGCATGCGCCGACACCGAGCTGATCGATGCGCTCGTTGAACTGGCTGTGGACCGCACGCGGGGCTGGTGGGAGGAGTACCGGGGAGTGCTGCCGTCAGCGTTCCTTGACCTTTCCGAGCTGGAGCATCACGCGCGCTTTTTGCGTGTGATCGGCACGGCGCACGTGCCCGGCATTCTCCAGACGGAGGACTATGCGCGAGCCGTGTTCTCGTACATGACCCCGGAACTGCCCATGGGTGAGCTGGACTCGTGGATCGCCCACCGAGCGCACCGCCGCATCGCACTGGACCGCGAGGCGCCCTTCGCGTACGAAGCGGTGATCCATGAGGCGGCACTCCGCGTCAAGGTTGCGGATCGGGCTGTCGCAAGAGCTCAACTGGCTCAGATCTCAACGCTGATGGAACGGCCGAACGTCACGGTGAGGGTGGTGCCCTTCGAGGCTGATGGGTTCGGCGGAGCCAACAGCTCGCTCATGTGGGCGGGTGGGTCGCTGCCACGTCTGGACACGGTGCACCGGGACACCCCGCAGGGCAGTGCGTTCGTGGATGCGGAGGCCCAACTCGTCAGGGCGCGCACGCTCTTTCGTAAGGTTGAGGACGCGTCCCTCACGCATGCCGCGTCGCGGGACTTCATCCGCAAACTGGTGCACGAACTGTGA
- a CDS encoding DUF397 domain-containing protein, which translates to MTTVMRWQKSSFSGGAEGNECVEVAASADAVHLRESDDPTRTLTLTPRSLAALLDRIRTVGA; encoded by the coding sequence ATGACCACCGTGATGCGCTGGCAGAAGTCGTCCTTCTCCGGAGGGGCCGAGGGGAATGAGTGCGTCGAGGTCGCCGCCTCCGCCGACGCGGTACACCTCCGCGAGAGCGACGACCCCACCAGGACCCTCACGCTCACGCCGCGCAGCCTGGCGGCGCTGCTGGACCGCATACGGACCGTCGGCGCGTAG
- a CDS encoding M6 family metalloprotease domain-containing protein, translated as MHRRRTRAAAVAAITVLALGGIATGSAVDLTSGSEPTTAAAAPVAAADRAEESTALGPCRMPNPMGVQMSEGLPTSPGYTRSTGRVRALTLMIDFPDAPGDGSAMSRFGEFFPQTSNWYRTSSYGRLDYRPETPIPGWLRMPHPFSSYGIERGAPYDPGYRDLAEDIVTAADPRVDFSQYDLINVIATPNAGPSALDTVLSVTFSGNDEAPVADGVSLANMSFVYSRQDDGSGSFGATGYRVLPHENGHTFGLPDLYTNEGGGSVGHWDIMSEDWGANNDMLGWHKWKLGWLQPAQIRCASRPGIRDVTLTPLAVPGGTKLAIVPLAGESGYVAEVRTRAGNDEAVCKPGVLIYKVDTDVDTGHGPVTVADSSRDSGGCTRRANVQAELSDAPYGVGETFKDRANDIRITVTGRDWAGNYRVRISRS; from the coding sequence ATGCACCGCAGACGCACCCGTGCCGCCGCCGTGGCCGCCATAACGGTCCTCGCACTCGGCGGCATCGCCACCGGCTCCGCGGTCGACCTCACCTCGGGCTCCGAGCCCACCACGGCCGCCGCGGCACCCGTGGCCGCCGCCGACCGCGCGGAGGAGTCGACCGCGCTCGGCCCCTGCCGGATGCCGAACCCGATGGGCGTCCAGATGTCCGAGGGGCTGCCCACCTCCCCCGGCTACACGCGCTCGACCGGCCGGGTCAGGGCCCTCACCCTCATGATCGACTTCCCGGACGCGCCGGGCGACGGCTCCGCGATGAGCCGCTTCGGCGAGTTCTTCCCGCAGACCTCGAACTGGTACCGCACCAGCTCCTACGGCCGCCTCGACTACCGCCCCGAGACCCCGATCCCGGGCTGGCTGCGGATGCCGCACCCGTTCTCCTCGTACGGCATAGAGCGCGGCGCCCCCTACGACCCGGGCTACCGCGACCTCGCCGAGGACATCGTGACCGCGGCCGATCCCCGGGTCGACTTCTCCCAGTACGACCTGATCAACGTCATCGCGACCCCGAACGCCGGTCCCTCGGCCCTGGACACCGTCCTGTCCGTCACCTTCTCCGGCAACGACGAGGCCCCGGTCGCCGACGGCGTCTCGCTCGCCAACATGTCCTTCGTCTACAGCCGCCAGGACGACGGCTCGGGATCCTTCGGGGCGACCGGCTACCGCGTCCTGCCGCACGAGAACGGCCACACCTTCGGCCTCCCCGACCTCTACACCAACGAGGGCGGCGGCTCGGTCGGGCACTGGGACATCATGTCCGAGGACTGGGGCGCCAACAACGACATGCTCGGCTGGCACAAGTGGAAGCTCGGCTGGCTCCAGCCCGCCCAGATCCGCTGCGCGTCGCGCCCCGGCATCCGCGACGTCACACTCACCCCGCTGGCCGTCCCGGGCGGCACCAAACTGGCGATCGTCCCGCTCGCGGGCGAGTCGGGTTACGTCGCCGAGGTGCGCACCCGGGCCGGGAACGACGAGGCGGTCTGCAAGCCGGGCGTGCTGATCTACAAGGTGGACACGGACGTGGACACCGGCCACGGCCCGGTCACCGTCGCCGACAGCTCCCGCGACAGCGGCGGCTGCACGCGGCGGGCCAACGTCCAGGCGGAGTTGTCGGACGCCCCGTACGGCGTCGGCGAGACCTTCAAGGACCGGGCCAACGACATCCGGATCACGGTGACGGGACGGGACTGGGCCGGGAACTACCGGGTACGCATCTCGCGGTCCTGA
- a CDS encoding TetR/AcrR family transcriptional regulator, giving the protein MSSSATAVRAPRADALRNRERIVAAAREIFVEFGPDVPLDEIARRAGVGNATLYRNFPDRRELIHHVVLSVMERNLDQVEAAEAEEPDAFSALSRFVHAAADERIGALCPVLSDAFDQNEPQLVAVKLRLEEAVERLMGRARREGQLRTDVASGDLFVAITQLTRPLPVSNCKADTFDQFVHRHLQLFLDGLRAPARSELPGSPATFEDLRQQS; this is encoded by the coding sequence ATGAGCAGCTCTGCCACCGCAGTCCGAGCACCCCGCGCCGACGCCCTGCGCAACCGGGAGCGGATCGTCGCCGCCGCGCGCGAGATCTTCGTGGAGTTCGGGCCCGACGTCCCGCTCGACGAGATCGCCCGCCGGGCCGGCGTCGGCAATGCCACGCTCTACCGGAACTTTCCCGACCGGCGTGAACTGATCCACCACGTCGTCCTCTCCGTCATGGAGCGCAATCTGGATCAGGTGGAGGCGGCCGAGGCGGAGGAGCCCGACGCCTTCTCCGCGCTGAGCCGCTTCGTGCACGCCGCCGCCGACGAGCGGATCGGCGCGCTGTGCCCCGTGCTCTCCGATGCCTTCGATCAGAACGAACCACAGCTCGTGGCCGTGAAGCTGCGCCTGGAGGAGGCCGTGGAACGCCTCATGGGGCGGGCCAGGCGGGAAGGGCAGCTGCGTACCGACGTGGCGTCCGGGGACCTGTTCGTGGCCATCACCCAGCTGACCCGGCCGCTGCCCGTCTCCAACTGCAAGGCCGACACCTTCGACCAGTTCGTCCACCGTCATCTGCAGCTGTTCCTCGACGGGCTCCGGGCCCCGGCGCGGTCCGAGCTTCCTGGGTCACCGGCGACCTTCGAAGACCTGCGTCAACAGTCGTAA